Proteins from a single region of Candidatus Thermoplasmatota archaeon:
- the trxB gene encoding thioredoxin-disulfide reductase: MTVHDVAIIGSGPAGLTAAIYAARANLQPLLLGGIEFGGQLMITTDVENYPGFPEGILGPQLMDLWRKQAERFGTRVVEKNVTKVDFKTHPFKLWCDEEQFQARSVIVATGASAKWLGLPNETRLRGHGVSACATCDGFFFKEKEVVVVGGGDTAMEEANFLTRFASRVTVVHRRDTLRASKIMQERALKNPKIQFVWDSEVVDVLGQKGVEGVALRNLKTGATRTFPCQGFFLAIGHKPNTDVFRGQLDLDDKGYMVVRNHTRTSVEGVFAAGDVSDTRYRQAVTAAGAGCMAAMDAEKWLEEKGGH, from the coding sequence ATGACGGTCCACGACGTCGCGATCATCGGCTCGGGCCCCGCCGGCCTCACGGCGGCCATCTACGCGGCCCGCGCCAACCTGCAGCCGCTGCTCCTCGGCGGCATCGAGTTCGGCGGCCAACTCATGATCACGACCGACGTCGAGAACTATCCCGGCTTTCCCGAAGGAATCCTCGGCCCCCAGCTCATGGACCTCTGGCGCAAGCAGGCCGAGCGCTTCGGCACGCGGGTCGTCGAGAAGAACGTCACGAAGGTCGATTTCAAGACGCACCCCTTCAAGCTGTGGTGCGACGAAGAACAGTTCCAGGCGCGCTCCGTCATCGTCGCCACGGGCGCTTCCGCCAAGTGGCTCGGGCTTCCCAACGAGACGCGCCTGCGAGGCCACGGCGTCTCCGCCTGCGCGACCTGCGACGGGTTCTTCTTCAAGGAAAAGGAAGTCGTCGTCGTGGGCGGGGGCGACACGGCCATGGAGGAGGCGAACTTCCTCACGCGCTTTGCAAGCCGCGTGACGGTCGTCCACCGTCGCGACACGCTGCGCGCAAGCAAGATCATGCAGGAGCGCGCGCTCAAGAACCCGAAGATCCAGTTCGTGTGGGACTCGGAGGTCGTCGACGTCCTTGGGCAAAAGGGCGTGGAAGGCGTCGCGCTCAGGAACCTCAAGACCGGCGCAACCCGAACGTTCCCCTGTCAGGGCTTTTTCCTTGCCATCGGGCACAAGCCCAACACGGACGTCTTCCGCGGACAGCTCGACCTCGACGACAAGGGGTACATGGTCGTCCGGAACCACACGCGGACGAGCGTCGAGGGCGTGTTCGCCGCCGGTGACGTGAGCGACACGCGTTACCGCCAGGCCGTGACCGCCGCCGGCGCCGGGTGCATGGCCGCCATGGACGCCGAGAAGTGGCTCGAGGAGAAGGGCGGGCACTAG
- a CDS encoding GNAT family N-acetyltransferase, producing MSASTVLPASGLPLVTLDEPRAMAAARVLARAFQEDPVMLHLLPDPAARAKALPHLFRPVVRYGMRRGRVQAAADGGAIAVWVDPTGVPVPLSAMLRLGMAAWPFRLGGGPFVRAMRVMDGMDRVHGRHADGAHAYLWAMGVEPHRQGKGLGSALLSVGLSDLNARGLPCYLETFQPRNVPLYERFGFRVVDEVANVGGGPRMWSMRREPPGPSAR from the coding sequence ATGAGCGCGTCGACGGTCCTCCCGGCAAGCGGCCTTCCATTGGTCACGTTGGACGAGCCGCGCGCGATGGCGGCCGCCCGCGTGCTGGCGCGGGCGTTCCAAGAGGACCCCGTGATGCTCCACCTTCTCCCCGACCCGGCCGCCCGGGCCAAAGCGCTGCCGCACCTGTTCCGGCCCGTCGTGCGCTACGGCATGCGGCGCGGCCGCGTGCAGGCGGCAGCCGACGGGGGCGCGATCGCCGTTTGGGTCGACCCGACGGGCGTGCCCGTGCCTTTGTCGGCCATGCTTCGACTGGGGATGGCTGCGTGGCCCTTCCGGCTCGGCGGGGGGCCGTTCGTCCGCGCGATGCGCGTCATGGACGGCATGGATCGCGTGCACGGGCGCCACGCGGACGGCGCGCACGCGTACTTGTGGGCCATGGGCGTCGAGCCCCACCGGCAGGGGAAGGGTCTCGGAAGCGCGCTTCTGTCCGTCGGGCTCTCGGACCTGAACGCGCGCGGATTGCCCTGCTATCTCGAGACGTTCCAGCCGCGCAACGTCCCATTGTACGAGCGGTTCGGCTTCCGCGTTGTGGACGAGGTTGCCAACGTCGGCGGCGGCCCGCGCATGTGGTCCATGCGGCGCGAACCCCCGGGCCCCTCCGCACGGTAG
- a CDS encoding amidohydrolase family protein: MRVTDCHVHIQPLDMLLPDVARRYEAGRSDIPYVRELVADPRKFLAHMDREGVWRSALVNYPSPDLMGFTEKVNDFVAGYAKADPQRIVPFGGVHPRLARESRKEARRCVELGIRGFKVHPPHMVLAANDYLPERRAEHGQALREVYEVAQEAGLPVMIHTGTSVFPGARNRFADPMPIDDVAVDFPRLTILLAHGGRPLYMETAFFLLRRHRNVLLDVSSIPPRSLLSYFPRLDEIGDQVLFGSDWPGPGVRSMGQNLREILALPLSEEIKRKMVETNADRVFGGPR; the protein is encoded by the coding sequence TTGCGCGTCACCGACTGCCACGTCCACATCCAACCTCTCGACATGCTCCTTCCCGACGTCGCCCGTCGCTACGAGGCGGGCCGCTCGGACATTCCTTACGTGCGCGAGCTTGTCGCCGACCCGCGGAAGTTCCTCGCGCACATGGACCGGGAGGGTGTCTGGCGCTCGGCCCTTGTGAACTACCCCTCGCCCGATCTCATGGGTTTCACGGAGAAGGTGAACGACTTCGTCGCCGGCTACGCCAAGGCGGACCCGCAGCGCATCGTTCCGTTCGGAGGCGTCCATCCCCGCCTCGCGCGCGAGTCGCGCAAGGAGGCGCGCCGGTGCGTCGAGCTTGGGATCCGCGGCTTCAAGGTCCACCCGCCGCACATGGTCCTTGCCGCCAACGACTATCTTCCCGAGCGGCGCGCCGAGCACGGGCAGGCGCTGCGCGAGGTGTACGAGGTCGCGCAGGAGGCGGGCCTTCCCGTGATGATCCACACGGGCACGTCCGTCTTCCCGGGCGCGCGCAACCGCTTCGCCGACCCCATGCCCATCGACGACGTGGCCGTCGACTTCCCGCGCCTCACGATCCTCCTTGCCCACGGCGGCCGCCCCCTGTACATGGAAACGGCGTTCTTCCTGCTGCGGCGCCACCGGAACGTCCTGCTCGACGTCTCGAGCATCCCGCCGCGCTCGCTCCTCTCGTATTTCCCCCGTCTCGATGAGATCGGCGACCAGGTCCTGTTCGGCAGCGACTGGCCGGGCCCCGGCGTGCGGTCGATGGGCCAGAATCTTCGCGAGATTCTTGCGCTTCCCCTCTCGGAGGAGATCAAGCGCAAGATGGTGGAGACAAACGCGGATCGAGTTTTCGGCGGGCCCCGTTAA
- a CDS encoding MBL fold metallo-hydrolase: protein MEIVHLGTGAGGVPRAGDAASGHLLRAGDVRLLLDCGNGVLGRLASETALEAVDAVLLSHAHVDHLGDLYPLLLQRRRFERPLRVLAPSGTREKLEAWIRVFSKNPELYLGMLACQEVEPGTTVPLGAARARAFSVEHGVPALGWRVESEGRVVAYTGDTRAGPHLDGLAREADLLVAEATLQEAHPDPGFRERQLAVHMSARQAGEAAFRAGARALALTHVLYYQDLSLSEKEAASAFSGPVYAAKPGTRRFVG from the coding sequence CGCCGGGGACGTCCGACTTCTCCTGGACTGCGGCAACGGCGTGCTGGGGAGGCTTGCGAGCGAGACGGCGCTCGAAGCGGTCGACGCGGTCCTCCTCTCGCACGCCCACGTCGATCATCTGGGCGACCTCTACCCGCTGCTCCTCCAGCGCAGGCGTTTTGAGCGCCCGCTTCGAGTGCTTGCTCCATCGGGAACCCGCGAGAAGCTCGAGGCGTGGATCCGCGTCTTCAGCAAGAATCCCGAACTCTACCTGGGCATGCTCGCGTGCCAGGAGGTCGAGCCGGGCACGACCGTGCCATTGGGCGCGGCCAGGGCGCGCGCGTTTTCGGTCGAGCATGGGGTGCCCGCGCTCGGATGGCGCGTGGAATCCGAGGGGCGCGTCGTGGCGTACACGGGCGACACGCGCGCCGGTCCCCACCTGGATGGGCTTGCTCGCGAGGCGGACCTCCTCGTGGCGGAGGCCACGCTGCAAGAGGCGCATCCCGACCCAGGCTTTCGCGAGCGCCAGCTTGCGGTCCACATGAGCGCGCGCCAAGCCGGCGAGGCGGCCTTTCGGGCGGGGGCGCGAGCGCTCGCGCTCACGCATGTCCTTTACTACCAGGACCTTTCGCTGAGCGAGAAGGAAGCGGCGTCCGCTTTCTCGGGACCCGTGTACGCGGCCAAGCCCGGGACGCGGCGCTTCGTGGGCTAG